ATCGGTACATGACGACGTGCACTTAAAGGGGCCTTTGTTGTAGCGGGTTATTGTGGCCCCTGGCTTTCCCAGCGCAGCCAGTTGCCTGAGATAAAAGTCTTCGTTAATGCCACCCGCAAGGTTTACCTTTGCGTCCAGTCGCTGTTGCCGCTGGCGCAGTGTTTGCGTTCCGACCGGAATACACTCATCCGGCAGGCCGCAGCACGTCTCCCAGCGGTTTATCAGTTCGGTTGTTGTTCTGGGGTCGATCTCCAGCATGAGGTCGTCGCCCCGCTGATGCACTCTCAGTAACGACGGTGCAGCCCCCTTAATTGCGGCATCATCACTTGACCATGCGGGACCGGGAGGGAGCAGCGCCCCGAGCAGGTGAATATAATCATCTTCCGTCACGCCCACGTGATCACCCCCAGCACCGCCAGCTCATTCTTCGCAATCGTCGTGTCCCCTGCCGGGAAGATAAGCTTATGGCTGTGTTCAC
This sequence is a window from Enterobacter sp. 638. Protein-coding genes within it:
- a CDS encoding YmfQ family protein, coding for MGVTEDDYIHLLGALLPPGPAWSSDDAAIKGAAPSLLRVHQRGDDLMLEIDPRTTTELINRWETCCGLPDECIPVGTQTLRQRQQRLDAKVNLAGGINEDFYLRQLAALGKPGATITRYNKGPFKCTSSCTDATYSTEWRYYWQVNMPASTDATWMTCMDDCDTPIRHWGDTVAECVISKLCPSHTYVIFKYP